One stretch of Jiangella gansuensis DSM 44835 DNA includes these proteins:
- a CDS encoding ABC transporter ATP-binding protein, with product MAPLVDVQDLSFRYGGHLPWVLRSVGLSVEQGAAVGIVGESGSGKSTLVRVLCGLVAAGGGTVGYEGRDISDWLARDPRAFRRQNQMVFQSPGSSFDPRMRIRRSVGEPVRALERRRVSEAELTEWLALVGLDRTILDRYPHQLSGGQLQRIAIARALSVNPSVLYADEPTSALDVSVQAQVLNLLMDLRARLGLTLVMVSHDLAVVGRVCEQVVVMRNGEIVESGPTAAVMHQPAADYTRSLVAAARAVSLAASRVPG from the coding sequence ATGGCGCCGCTCGTTGACGTCCAGGACCTGTCCTTCCGCTACGGCGGGCACCTGCCGTGGGTCCTGCGGTCGGTGGGGCTCTCGGTCGAGCAGGGCGCCGCCGTGGGCATCGTGGGTGAGTCCGGGTCGGGGAAGTCGACCCTGGTGCGCGTGCTGTGCGGACTGGTGGCGGCCGGCGGCGGCACGGTCGGCTACGAGGGCCGCGACATCAGCGACTGGCTGGCCCGGGACCCGCGAGCGTTCCGCCGGCAGAACCAGATGGTCTTCCAGAGCCCCGGGTCGTCGTTCGATCCGCGGATGCGGATCCGGCGGTCGGTCGGCGAACCGGTCCGGGCGTTGGAGCGGCGGCGGGTGAGCGAGGCGGAACTGACCGAGTGGCTGGCGCTGGTCGGGCTGGACCGCACGATCCTCGACCGCTATCCCCATCAGCTCTCGGGCGGGCAGCTGCAGCGAATCGCCATCGCCCGGGCGCTGTCGGTGAACCCGTCCGTCCTGTACGCCGACGAGCCCACCAGCGCGCTGGACGTGTCGGTGCAGGCACAGGTCCTCAACCTGCTCATGGACCTGCGCGCCCGGCTGGGCCTCACGCTGGTCATGGTGTCGCACGACCTCGCCGTCGTCGGCCGGGTGTGCGAGCAGGTCGTGGTCATGCGGAACGGCGAGATCGTGGAGTCCGGGCCGACGGCCGCCGTCATGCACCAGCCCGCCGCCGACTACACCCGGTCGCTCGTGGCAGCCGCCCGCGCGGTGAGTCTGGCGGCGTCGCGCGTGCCTGGCTGA
- a CDS encoding ABC transporter permease: protein MIRLVVRKTAVLLASALAGSIVVFVLMRMLGGDVATVILGQGSTPEAREALRAELGLDRSWPEQYASWIGGLFRGDLGQSYAAGYDIFDEIVARLGLTLSLALISLVVSLLLGVVAGTYSALHARDARGGLVDVVAQLGIAIPPFWVGLLLISLVSVQLGWLPSGGYIPWSESVVGALRSLTLPLIALSIALTGVFTRFVRSSMLDVLGEDYIRTAMAKGRTWRGAAIRHGVRNASIPLVTVGALQLGGLLAGTVVIESVFTLPGLGRMLMSAVTGREAIVVQSLAFVIILVILVLNFLLDIAYGLLDPRITDAEGAARA from the coding sequence GTGATTCGCCTGGTCGTCCGCAAGACCGCGGTGCTGCTGGCGTCGGCGCTGGCTGGATCCATCGTCGTGTTCGTCCTGATGCGGATGCTCGGCGGCGACGTCGCCACCGTCATCCTCGGCCAGGGGAGCACGCCCGAAGCCCGCGAGGCGCTGCGGGCGGAGCTGGGGCTGGACCGGTCCTGGCCCGAGCAGTACGCCAGCTGGATCGGCGGGCTGTTCCGCGGCGACCTCGGCCAGTCGTACGCGGCCGGTTACGACATCTTCGACGAGATCGTCGCCCGGCTGGGGCTGACGCTGAGCCTGGCGCTGATCTCGCTCGTCGTGTCGCTGCTGCTCGGCGTGGTCGCCGGTACCTACTCCGCCCTGCACGCGCGCGACGCCCGCGGCGGGCTCGTCGACGTCGTCGCGCAACTGGGCATCGCGATTCCGCCGTTCTGGGTCGGACTGCTGCTCATCAGTCTCGTCTCGGTGCAGCTGGGGTGGCTGCCGTCCGGCGGCTACATCCCCTGGTCCGAGAGCGTGGTGGGAGCGCTGCGCAGCCTCACCCTGCCGCTGATCGCGCTCTCGATCGCGCTGACCGGTGTGTTCACGCGGTTCGTGCGATCCAGCATGCTCGACGTGCTGGGGGAGGACTACATCCGCACCGCGATGGCCAAGGGCCGCACCTGGCGCGGCGCCGCGATCCGCCACGGCGTGCGCAACGCCTCCATCCCCCTGGTCACGGTCGGCGCCCTCCAACTCGGCGGACTGCTGGCCGGCACCGTCGTCATCGAGAGCGTGTTCACCCTGCCCGGCCTCGGGCGGATGCTCATGTCGGCGGTCACCGGGCGGGAGGCCATCGTGGTCCAGTCGCTCGCGTTCGTGATCATCCTGGTGATCCTCGTGCTGAACTTCCTGCTCGACATCGCCTACGGGCTGCTCGACCCGAGGATCACCGACGCGGAAGGAGCGGCCCGTGCGTAG
- a CDS encoding IS30 family transposase, with translation MPKVFSCEVREEFFELLCGGLSAQAAARVVGVSSWTGVLWWRASGLVDLSIQPGRRGGLPGSGAAAVPGVTGGQQRPLARQRRALSSQDRAVIAALLRQGLSYAQIGAAIGRDKSVICREVRRNRGGDGSYYASVAHRAAHERRRRPKPFKLVENPMLCRAIEGWMDDGWSPGLIATVLRRERPGADAGARMARVSHETIYQALYVQTRGQLRRDLHRQLSLQRAARRPRTAGKRESSPYREAFTIRQRPAEVADRAVPGHWEGDLIVGAGNASAVGTLVERTTRFTMLLHLPQRHDAASVAAVMINQMRGLPDHLRRSLTWDRGTELADYQRIQLDLDMPVYFCDPRSPWQRGSNENTNRLLRFWLTKGSDLSTHTAADLDRIAATLNQRPRPTLDLKTPAQALAELLANPAAA, from the coding sequence ATGCCGAAGGTGTTCTCGTGTGAGGTGCGTGAGGAGTTCTTTGAGCTGTTGTGTGGCGGGTTGTCGGCGCAGGCGGCGGCGCGGGTGGTCGGCGTGTCGTCGTGGACTGGTGTGCTGTGGTGGCGAGCATCGGGGCTTGTGGACCTATCGATCCAGCCAGGCCGCCGCGGGGGACTGCCCGGCAGCGGGGCGGCAGCGGTTCCCGGTGTCACCGGCGGGCAGCAGCGGCCGCTGGCCCGGCAGCGTCGGGCGTTGAGCAGTCAGGACCGGGCGGTGATCGCGGCGCTGCTGCGTCAGGGACTGTCGTATGCCCAGATCGGCGCGGCGATCGGGCGGGACAAGTCGGTGATCTGTCGTGAGGTGCGGCGTAACCGGGGCGGCGACGGCTCCTACTACGCGTCGGTCGCGCATCGGGCCGCGCACGAGCGTCGCCGCCGGCCGAAACCGTTCAAGCTCGTCGAGAACCCGATGTTGTGCCGGGCGATCGAGGGGTGGATGGACGATGGCTGGTCGCCGGGACTGATCGCGACGGTCCTGCGGCGCGAGCGTCCCGGCGCCGATGCTGGGGCGAGGATGGCTCGTGTGAGCCACGAGACGATCTACCAGGCGTTGTATGTGCAGACCCGCGGGCAGCTGCGCCGGGACCTGCACCGGCAGCTGAGCCTGCAACGCGCCGCGCGTCGACCACGCACCGCCGGCAAGCGGGAAAGCAGCCCGTACCGGGAGGCGTTCACGATCCGCCAACGCCCGGCCGAGGTCGCCGACCGGGCCGTCCCGGGACACTGGGAGGGCGACCTGATCGTGGGCGCCGGCAACGCGTCGGCGGTCGGCACGCTGGTCGAGCGGACCACCCGCTTCACCATGCTGCTGCACCTGCCGCAGCGCCACGACGCGGCCAGCGTAGCCGCGGTGATGATCAACCAGATGCGCGGGTTGCCCGACCATCTGCGCAGGTCCCTGACCTGGGACCGCGGCACCGAGCTGGCCGACTATCAGCGCATCCAACTCGACCTGGACATGCCGGTCTACTTCTGCGACCCGCGTTCGCCCTGGCAGCGCGGCAGCAACGAGAACACCAACCGGCTGCTGCGATTCTGGCTCACCAAGGGCAGCGACCTGTCCACCCACACCGCCGCCGACCTCGACCGCATCGCCGCCACCCTCAACCAGCGGCCCCGCCCTACCCTCGACCTAAAGACCCCAGCCCAAGCGCTGGCCGAACTGCTCGCCAACCCGGCAGCAGCATGA
- a CDS encoding ABC transporter permease encodes MRSRLRQWPLQLVVGAGLVGVFVGVGVISLVWTPYDVETLDVAARLAPPGTDGHLLGTDRLGRDLLTQLMVGARNSLLVAVVSTTAALIPGVLVGLLAAASGRLVRETLSRATDVAIALPGILIALVLATAIGPGNTTTMIAITAWFVPVMARVTIGPARQILAREFVEAARAGGRGRWFILLRHVLPNIAPVIIVQTSLLFASAILIEAALSYLGVGAQRPTTSWGMVFNEAQAVVGEAPSLVLIPGVVMVVTVLGFNLLGDGLRAVLDPRQTTKVVA; translated from the coding sequence GTGCGTAGCCGTCTGCGTCAATGGCCCCTGCAGCTGGTGGTGGGCGCCGGCCTGGTCGGCGTGTTCGTCGGTGTCGGAGTGATCTCCCTCGTCTGGACGCCGTACGACGTCGAGACGCTCGACGTGGCCGCCCGGCTGGCACCCCCGGGCACCGACGGGCATCTGCTCGGCACCGACCGCCTCGGGCGGGACCTGCTGACCCAGCTCATGGTGGGTGCCCGCAACTCGCTGCTGGTGGCGGTCGTGAGCACGACCGCGGCGCTGATCCCCGGCGTCCTGGTGGGGCTGCTGGCCGCGGCCTCGGGCAGGTTGGTGCGTGAGACGCTCAGCCGGGCCACCGACGTCGCCATCGCGCTGCCCGGCATCCTCATCGCCCTGGTCCTGGCCACCGCGATCGGCCCCGGCAACACCACCACGATGATCGCGATCACCGCGTGGTTCGTGCCGGTGATGGCCCGGGTCACCATCGGGCCCGCCCGGCAGATCCTGGCCCGCGAGTTCGTCGAGGCCGCCCGGGCCGGTGGCCGCGGCCGGTGGTTCATCCTGCTGCGCCACGTGCTGCCCAACATCGCCCCGGTCATCATCGTCCAGACGTCGCTGCTGTTCGCCTCGGCGATCCTCATCGAGGCCGCGCTGTCCTATCTGGGCGTCGGCGCACAACGCCCCACGACGTCGTGGGGCATGGTCTTCAACGAAGCGCAGGCCGTGGTGGGCGAGGCGCCGAGCCTGGTGCTCATCCCGGGTGTGGTCATGGTCGTCACCGTGCTGGGCTTCAACCTGCTCGGTGACGGGCTGCGCGCCGTGCTCGACCCGCGCCAGACGACGAAGGTGGTGGCCTGA
- a CDS encoding zinc ribbon domain-containing protein: MQLRLLDLQTLDQTLDQLAHRRASLPEAAELQTLAAEHSRLRDAEVVAGTAVADLEREQKRADTEVEQVRARKDRDQQRLDAGQVSSAKELESLQSEIASLNRRQGVLEDAELEIMERLEEAQREAAALAAEREGVGKRAQEVQRARDAAWSKIDEDAAAARAERTALAAQMPADLLALYEKIRAERGGIGAAALRQGRCEGCRLQLDAAERTRIRGLAPDVVVRHDECRRILVRTPESGL, translated from the coding sequence GTGCAGTTGCGGCTACTCGACCTCCAGACTCTCGACCAGACGCTGGATCAGCTGGCCCACCGTCGCGCGTCGCTGCCGGAGGCGGCTGAGCTGCAGACCTTGGCCGCCGAGCACAGCCGGCTCCGCGACGCCGAGGTGGTCGCCGGCACCGCCGTCGCCGACCTCGAGCGGGAGCAGAAGCGCGCCGACACCGAGGTGGAACAGGTCCGCGCCCGCAAGGATCGGGACCAGCAGCGGCTCGACGCCGGCCAGGTCTCCTCGGCCAAGGAGCTGGAGAGCCTGCAGAGTGAGATCGCCTCGCTCAACCGCCGGCAGGGCGTCCTCGAGGACGCCGAGCTCGAGATCATGGAGCGTCTGGAGGAAGCACAGCGGGAGGCCGCGGCGCTGGCCGCCGAGCGCGAAGGGGTCGGCAAGCGGGCCCAGGAAGTCCAGCGTGCGCGCGACGCCGCCTGGTCGAAGATCGACGAGGATGCCGCCGCGGCGCGGGCCGAGCGGACGGCGCTGGCCGCCCAGATGCCGGCCGACCTGCTGGCCCTCTACGAGAAGATCCGCGCCGAGCGGGGCGGTATCGGTGCGGCCGCGCTGCGGCAGGGCCGGTGTGAGGGCTGCCGGCTGCAGTTGGACGCCGCCGAGCGCACTCGCATCCGCGGCCTGGCGCCCGACGTCGTCGTCCGGCACGACGAGTGCCGCCGCATCCTGGTGCGTACGCCCGAGTCCGGCTTGTGA
- a CDS encoding bifunctional RNase H/acid phosphatase, which produces MSGRRLIVEADGGSRGNPGPAAYGALVRTADAGEVLAEVAEAIGVATNNVAEYRGVLAGLHAAHQIDPDAVVEARLDSKLVVEQMSGRWKIKNAELQPLALEARRVFPPGRVTYTWVPRAQNTHADRLVNQALDGQPIGTASVVAQPAAAPDQADRSEAPGAVGAEPAEPSSPQNRLAAWSPELGTPTTLLVVRHGQTPLTAARRFSGGGVEGPGLDEVGREQAARAAELLASSGAVAVVASPMVRTRQTAEAIAARLGVSIRVDDGWRECHFGEWEGLTLAEITERYPEQVASWYASTATAPPGGESLDDLARRVGVARDKVLARHPAQTVVVVTHSMPMRTLTRIALGAPPETLFRLLPAPGSVTEIQLFADGAAAVPRFGHRP; this is translated from the coding sequence GTGAGCGGACGCCGGCTGATCGTCGAAGCGGACGGCGGTTCGCGGGGGAACCCCGGCCCGGCGGCCTACGGCGCGCTCGTGCGTACCGCCGATGCAGGGGAGGTCCTGGCCGAGGTCGCCGAGGCCATCGGCGTCGCGACGAACAACGTCGCCGAGTACCGCGGCGTCCTGGCCGGCCTGCACGCCGCGCACCAGATCGACCCCGACGCCGTCGTCGAGGCTCGCTTGGACTCCAAGCTGGTCGTCGAGCAGATGTCCGGCCGGTGGAAGATCAAGAACGCGGAGCTGCAGCCGCTCGCGCTCGAGGCACGGCGGGTGTTCCCGCCCGGACGGGTCACGTACACCTGGGTGCCGCGGGCCCAGAACACACACGCCGACCGCCTGGTCAATCAGGCCCTCGACGGACAGCCGATCGGTACGGCCTCGGTGGTCGCGCAGCCGGCTGCGGCGCCGGACCAGGCCGACCGGTCCGAGGCGCCGGGCGCCGTCGGAGCGGAGCCGGCCGAGCCGAGCAGCCCGCAGAACCGGCTCGCGGCCTGGAGCCCGGAGCTCGGCACCCCGACCACGCTGCTGGTCGTGCGGCATGGGCAGACCCCGTTGACGGCTGCCCGGCGGTTCAGCGGCGGTGGCGTCGAGGGGCCGGGTCTCGACGAGGTCGGGCGCGAGCAGGCGGCCCGCGCCGCCGAGTTGCTCGCGTCGTCGGGCGCCGTCGCGGTCGTGGCGTCGCCCATGGTCCGCACCCGGCAGACCGCCGAGGCCATCGCCGCCCGGCTGGGCGTGAGCATCCGCGTCGACGACGGCTGGCGGGAATGCCACTTCGGCGAGTGGGAAGGCCTGACGCTGGCGGAGATCACCGAGCGCTACCCCGAGCAGGTCGCCAGCTGGTACGCGTCGACGGCGACGGCGCCGCCGGGCGGGGAGTCGCTGGACGACCTCGCCCGCCGGGTCGGCGTGGCTCGCGACAAGGTGCTGGCGCGCCACCCGGCCCAGACGGTCGTCGTCGTGACCCACTCCATGCCGATGCGCACGCTCACCCGGATCGCCCTGGGCGCGCCGCCGGAAACGCTGTTCCGGCTGCTGCCGGCGCCGGGGTCGGTCACCGAGATCCAGCTCTTCGCCGACGGCGCCGCCGCCGTGCCCCGCTTCGGCCATCGTCCGTAG
- a CDS encoding Nif3-like dinuclear metal center hexameric protein gives MARLTDVVAALERLYPPALAEPWDAVGLVCGDPDAEVGRVLFAVDPVAAVADETLSWGAGLVVTHHPLFLRPVHGVPATTPKGRLVHRLITGGAALFVAHTNADRAAPGVNDALAAAIGLEGTRPLVPADPAEPALGLGRIGVLSTPQPLAAFVERVARGLPSTAAGVRAMGDPDTVVETVAVCGGAGDSLLDTVRAAGVDAYVTADLRHHPSSEAGESGGPALVDVAHWASEWPWLADAAARLAAELSSRGSTVETRVSTTPTDPWTMLASSTSAPVGWADEGGSAER, from the coding sequence GTGGCTCGCCTCACCGATGTCGTCGCCGCCCTCGAGCGGCTGTATCCGCCTGCCCTTGCCGAGCCGTGGGACGCCGTCGGCCTGGTCTGCGGTGACCCCGACGCCGAGGTCGGGCGAGTGCTGTTCGCGGTCGACCCGGTCGCCGCCGTGGCCGACGAGACGCTTTCCTGGGGCGCCGGTCTCGTCGTCACCCACCACCCGCTGTTCCTGCGGCCGGTGCACGGAGTACCCGCCACCACGCCGAAAGGGCGGCTCGTGCATCGGCTGATCACCGGTGGCGCCGCGCTCTTCGTCGCGCACACCAACGCCGATCGCGCCGCTCCAGGCGTCAACGACGCTCTTGCCGCCGCCATCGGGCTGGAGGGGACTCGCCCGCTGGTGCCGGCCGACCCCGCCGAGCCCGCCCTCGGGCTGGGCCGCATCGGCGTGCTGTCCACACCACAACCGCTGGCCGCGTTCGTCGAACGGGTCGCCCGCGGCCTGCCGTCCACGGCGGCCGGCGTCCGGGCCATGGGTGACCCCGACACCGTCGTCGAGACGGTGGCCGTCTGCGGCGGCGCCGGCGACTCCCTGCTGGACACCGTGCGGGCCGCCGGCGTCGATGCGTACGTCACCGCGGACCTGCGCCATCACCCGTCGTCGGAGGCGGGGGAGTCCGGTGGGCCAGCCCTCGTGGACGTCGCGCACTGGGCCAGCGAATGGCCGTGGCTGGCCGATGCCGCCGCACGCCTGGCGGCGGAGTTGTCGTCGCGGGGCAGTACGGTGGAGACTCGCGTCTCGACCACACCCACCGACCCGTGGACGATGCTCGCATCGTCCACGAGCGCACCGGTCGGCTGGGCCGACGAAGGAGGCTCCGCTGAACGCTGA
- a CDS encoding histidinol-phosphatase, whose translation MCHSHGLDEPHDHHHGHGHTHSHGHAHGTDDLDPDTAVALDTSIADGELSPSQLSRRSLFRSAGIVGGATALGMVGVTPAMAEGRGRPATTPAAGGGPVRHWLAGDHHIHTQFSSDAMYRVIDQVQHGAAYGLDWMVITDHGGATHARIGVELVNPDIRAARELLPDTLVFQGLEWNIPAAEHGTVFVAPGPNEVSVLKQFETDYDGGVNGWGANTPANEAHALAGITWLGAQIDQRRVDDALFLANHPARQGIDSPHEIRAWRDADPRVAVGFEGAPGHQAAGLPAGFGPGSARGYYGGGPNANSFPGYPLESYRTWGGFDWMTATVGGLWDSLLAEGKPWSISANSDSHVNWGDTSRRPDGSSSDQFNRDGRYGAPVHGGAVNLTAGDFWPGFYSRTHVGSDARSYLAVMKGLRDGRVWVDHGRLVKNVDVSVRVHGSRGPGVPLGSTLQVRYGARLELVIRITAQDQPNWAQFVPELNRVDLIQGMVDPSAADADRDSFVAPETTVVKQWDTSGRTGTFEIVHRLPNAYDPFYVRLRGTDGNRSQPGFLGASIDPEGPAMDVVGDADPWVDLWFYTNPIWVVPTR comes from the coding sequence ATGTGCCACAGCCACGGCCTCGACGAGCCGCACGACCATCACCACGGCCACGGTCACACGCACAGCCACGGCCATGCCCACGGCACGGACGACCTCGACCCGGACACCGCGGTCGCGCTGGACACCTCCATCGCCGACGGCGAACTGTCGCCGTCTCAGCTGTCCCGCCGGTCACTGTTCCGGTCCGCCGGCATCGTCGGTGGCGCCACCGCGCTGGGCATGGTCGGGGTCACGCCGGCGATGGCCGAAGGACGTGGACGCCCGGCCACCACCCCGGCCGCAGGCGGCGGCCCCGTGCGGCACTGGCTGGCCGGCGACCACCACATCCACACACAGTTCAGCTCCGACGCCATGTACCGGGTCATCGACCAGGTCCAGCACGGCGCCGCGTACGGCCTGGACTGGATGGTCATCACCGACCACGGCGGCGCCACGCATGCCCGCATCGGCGTCGAGCTGGTGAACCCGGACATCCGCGCGGCCCGCGAGCTACTCCCCGACACCCTGGTCTTCCAGGGCCTGGAGTGGAACATCCCGGCCGCCGAGCACGGCACGGTGTTCGTCGCGCCGGGCCCGAACGAGGTGTCGGTTCTCAAGCAGTTCGAAACCGACTACGACGGCGGCGTGAACGGCTGGGGCGCCAACACCCCCGCCAACGAGGCGCACGCGCTGGCCGGCATCACGTGGCTCGGCGCGCAGATCGACCAGCGTCGTGTCGACGACGCGCTGTTCCTCGCCAACCACCCGGCCCGCCAGGGCATCGACAGCCCGCACGAGATCCGCGCCTGGCGCGACGCCGACCCTCGCGTCGCGGTCGGGTTCGAGGGCGCGCCGGGGCACCAGGCCGCCGGGCTGCCCGCCGGATTCGGCCCGGGGTCGGCGCGCGGCTACTACGGGGGTGGGCCCAACGCCAACTCGTTCCCCGGCTACCCGCTGGAGAGCTACCGCACCTGGGGCGGCTTCGACTGGATGACCGCCACGGTCGGCGGCCTGTGGGACAGCCTGCTGGCCGAGGGCAAGCCGTGGTCCATCAGCGCCAACTCCGACTCCCACGTCAACTGGGGCGACACCAGCCGTCGCCCCGACGGTTCCTCGTCCGACCAGTTCAACCGCGATGGCCGCTACGGTGCGCCGGTGCACGGCGGCGCGGTCAACCTGACCGCCGGCGACTTCTGGCCCGGCTTCTACTCCCGCACCCACGTCGGCTCCGACGCCCGCTCCTACCTCGCGGTCATGAAGGGCCTGCGCGACGGGCGGGTGTGGGTCGACCACGGCCGGCTGGTGAAGAACGTCGACGTCAGCGTCCGGGTGCACGGCAGCCGCGGTCCGGGTGTCCCACTCGGCTCCACACTGCAGGTGCGTTACGGCGCCCGCCTCGAGCTGGTCATCCGGATCACCGCGCAGGACCAGCCGAACTGGGCCCAGTTCGTCCCCGAGCTCAACCGGGTCGACCTCATCCAGGGCATGGTCGACCCCTCCGCGGCCGATGCCGACCGCGACAGCTTCGTCGCGCCGGAGACCACGGTCGTGAAGCAGTGGGACACCTCGGGGCGCACCGGCACCTTCGAGATCGTGCACCGGCTGCCGAACGCCTATGACCCGTTCTACGTCCGGCTGCGCGGCACCGACGGCAACCGCTCCCAGCCGGGATTCCTCGGCGCGTCCATCGACCCGGAAGGCCCCGCCATGGATGTCGTCGGCGACGCCGACCCGTGGGTCGACCTGTGGTTCTACACCAACCCCATCTGGGTGGTGCCGACCCGCTGA
- a CDS encoding ABC transporter ATP-binding protein, whose translation MLSIRDLTVRIGPHEIVSVDELDLAPGRRLGLVGESGSGKTMTAMSIVGLQPREAVVTGSIVFHGRELVGLTDRQFADVRGADMGVVFQDPLRALNPTMRIGRQIAEAVRLTGDLNRAETKERVHELMAQVQLPEPARLARRYPHQLSGGQRQRVLIAMAIASRPRLLIADEPTTALDVTVQKGILDLIDTVSAENDMSVIFVSHSLGVVRKVSDDIAVLYGGRLVESGPGAAVVDRPRHRYTEALIGADPDHADPDQAEAVIGQPLTTIPGAVPPLGAFPSGCRFRDRCPHHLEVCTQDPPVTREDGPHRYTCWNPAAVTVGGERDGAAR comes from the coding sequence ATGCTGTCGATCCGCGACCTCACCGTGCGCATCGGACCGCACGAGATCGTGTCCGTCGACGAGCTCGACCTCGCGCCGGGCCGCCGGCTCGGACTGGTCGGGGAGTCCGGCTCGGGGAAGACCATGACCGCGATGAGCATCGTGGGGCTGCAGCCGCGCGAGGCCGTCGTCACCGGGTCCATCGTCTTCCACGGCCGCGAACTGGTCGGGCTCACCGACCGCCAGTTCGCCGACGTGCGAGGCGCCGACATGGGGGTGGTCTTCCAGGATCCGCTGCGGGCACTGAACCCCACCATGCGGATCGGGCGGCAGATCGCCGAGGCCGTCCGGCTCACCGGCGACCTCAACCGCGCCGAGACCAAGGAACGCGTGCACGAGCTGATGGCGCAGGTCCAGCTGCCCGAGCCGGCCCGGTTGGCCCGCCGCTACCCGCACCAGCTGTCCGGCGGACAGCGTCAGCGCGTGCTCATCGCGATGGCCATCGCCTCGCGGCCGCGGCTGCTGATCGCCGACGAGCCCACGACTGCGCTGGACGTCACCGTGCAGAAGGGCATCCTCGACCTCATCGACACCGTCAGCGCGGAGAACGACATGTCGGTGATCTTCGTCAGCCACAGCCTCGGCGTGGTCCGCAAGGTGAGCGACGACATCGCGGTGCTCTACGGGGGCCGCCTGGTCGAGAGCGGGCCCGGCGCCGCTGTCGTCGACCGCCCCCGCCACCGCTACACGGAGGCGCTCATCGGAGCCGACCCGGACCACGCCGACCCCGACCAGGCGGAGGCCGTCATCGGGCAGCCGCTGACGACGATCCCGGGCGCGGTCCCGCCGCTCGGGGCGTTCCCGAGCGGCTGCCGGTTCCGGGACCGCTGCCCGCACCACCTGGAGGTTTGCACGCAGGATCCACCGGTCACCCGCGAGGACGGCCCGCACCGCTACACCTGCTGGAACCCCGCCGCCGTGACCGTGGGAGGTGAGCGCGATGGCGCCGCTCGTTGA